One genomic segment of Nitrospirae bacterium CG2_30_53_67 includes these proteins:
- a CDS encoding valine--tRNA ligase, which translates to MDKVYDPKITEEKWYNFWVEKGFFRGGLDPKRPFFSIVIPPPNITGSLHMGHALNNTLQDILVRWKRMQGYNTLWMPGTDHAGIATQNVVERDLGREGKTRHDLGRDAFVDRVWQWREEYGGVIINQLKRLGASCDWERERFTMDQGLSRAVREVFVRLYEEKLIYRDNYIINWCPRCHTALSDLEVEHEELAGKLYYIRYPIAGSEEVLVVATTRPETLLGDTALAVNPEDDRYREYVGRKGILPVIGRELPVIADPYVDRAFGTGVVKITPGHDPNDFEVGRRHGLEQISVMDKDARMNEEAGPYAGLDRSECRARLLKDLTDLGLIEKIEEYRHAIGRCYRCKTVVEPMLSLQWFVRMKDLAEPAILAVEQGKTRFIPQGWEKTYFEWMRNIRDWCISRQIWWGHRIPAWYCGECSGITVSREDPDRCAHCGSRKIEQETDVLDTWFSSALWPFSTLGWPDRTPELEHYYPTSVLITGFDIIFFWVARMLMMGLKFMGEVPFREVYIHALVRDAEGQKMSKSKGNVIDPLTMIAQYGTDAFRFTLAAFAAQGRDIRLSEERIQGYRNFTNKIWNAARFALMHLKEIPEKTEAAPLELSDRWILSRLNRTAKEVLDALNAYQFNEAASSLYQFFWHELCDWYLELIKERLYGKDPAKKLTAQNMLQKVMDESLRLLHPFMPFLTEEIYQHLPRHGVSIMITSYPKFDPGRNDQASEDEMSMIMEAINLIRNVRGEMNISPGKGLHALIRLRDSKAGEVLRRHLIYLLFMSRCDTIEIGQDLVRPPSSATSVSDRMEVFVPLKGVIDLDEERARLMKNLKKVQDELSSVNKKLANDSFMEKAPAEVVEKERKRGEELHAKEKKIQAGLSALTS; encoded by the coding sequence ATGGATAAGGTATATGATCCGAAGATCACCGAGGAAAAATGGTACAACTTTTGGGTCGAGAAAGGTTTTTTTCGCGGCGGTTTGGATCCGAAACGCCCCTTCTTCTCGATTGTTATTCCGCCTCCCAACATCACCGGCTCCCTTCATATGGGTCATGCCCTGAACAATACCCTTCAGGATATCCTGGTCCGGTGGAAGCGGATGCAGGGGTACAATACCCTATGGATGCCGGGGACCGATCATGCCGGGATCGCCACGCAGAACGTGGTGGAGCGCGATCTCGGGAGGGAAGGGAAGACCCGCCACGATCTGGGGAGGGACGCCTTTGTGGACCGGGTCTGGCAGTGGCGCGAGGAGTACGGCGGGGTGATCATCAATCAGCTCAAACGGCTCGGCGCCTCCTGTGACTGGGAACGGGAACGGTTTACCATGGACCAGGGGCTTTCCCGTGCTGTCCGGGAGGTTTTTGTCCGTCTGTACGAAGAGAAGCTGATCTATCGGGACAACTATATCATCAACTGGTGCCCTCGGTGTCATACGGCCCTCTCCGACCTGGAGGTGGAGCATGAAGAACTGGCCGGGAAGCTTTATTACATCCGCTATCCTATAGCCGGCTCTGAGGAGGTCCTGGTTGTGGCCACCACACGGCCCGAGACCCTGCTGGGGGATACGGCCCTGGCCGTGAATCCGGAGGACGACCGCTACAGGGAATATGTCGGCAGAAAGGGCATCCTCCCTGTGATCGGGCGTGAACTGCCGGTCATCGCTGATCCGTATGTGGACAGGGCCTTCGGGACCGGCGTGGTCAAGATCACTCCGGGGCATGATCCCAACGACTTCGAGGTGGGACGACGCCACGGACTCGAACAGATCAGCGTCATGGACAAGGATGCCAGGATGAATGAGGAGGCAGGGCCGTACGCCGGTCTTGACCGGTCTGAATGCAGGGCCCGCCTGCTCAAGGACCTTACGGACCTTGGGCTGATAGAAAAGATCGAGGAATACCGTCACGCCATCGGGCGCTGCTATCGGTGCAAGACCGTGGTGGAGCCGATGCTTTCGCTGCAATGGTTTGTCCGGATGAAGGATCTGGCCGAGCCTGCCATCCTTGCGGTGGAGCAGGGGAAGACCCGGTTCATCCCGCAGGGGTGGGAGAAGACATATTTCGAATGGATGCGCAACATCCGGGACTGGTGTATCTCACGGCAGATCTGGTGGGGGCACCGGATCCCGGCGTGGTACTGCGGGGAATGTTCGGGGATCACCGTCAGCAGAGAGGACCCGGACCGGTGCGCGCATTGCGGAAGCAGGAAAATCGAGCAGGAGACCGACGTCCTGGATACCTGGTTCTCCTCGGCCCTCTGGCCCTTCTCCACCCTCGGCTGGCCCGACCGGACCCCTGAGCTTGAACATTATTATCCGACCTCTGTCCTGATTACCGGGTTCGATATCATCTTTTTCTGGGTTGCCCGCATGCTGATGATGGGCCTGAAGTTCATGGGAGAGGTCCCATTCCGAGAGGTCTATATCCATGCGCTGGTCCGCGATGCAGAGGGGCAGAAGATGTCCAAATCCAAGGGGAACGTGATCGATCCCCTGACCATGATCGCCCAGTACGGGACCGATGCCTTCCGTTTCACGCTTGCGGCCTTCGCCGCCCAGGGGCGGGATATCCGGCTCTCCGAGGAGCGGATCCAGGGGTACAGGAATTTCACCAACAAGATCTGGAACGCCGCCCGGTTTGCCCTGATGCATCTCAAGGAAATCCCCGAGAAGACCGAAGCCGCTCCGCTCGAACTCTCGGACCGATGGATCCTGAGTCGGCTCAACCGGACCGCCAAAGAAGTCCTGGATGCCCTAAATGCATACCAGTTTAATGAAGCGGCGTCCTCCCTGTATCAGTTCTTCTGGCATGAGCTGTGCGACTGGTACCTGGAGCTGATCAAGGAACGGTTGTATGGGAAAGACCCTGCAAAGAAACTGACGGCCCAAAACATGCTTCAAAAGGTCATGGATGAAAGCCTTCGGCTCCTTCACCCCTTCATGCCTTTTCTCACCGAGGAGATCTATCAGCACCTTCCCCGGCACGGCGTGAGTATCATGATCACTTCCTACCCGAAGTTTGACCCCGGTCGGAATGATCAGGCCTCGGAGGATGAGATGTCCATGATCATGGAGGCGATCAACTTGATCCGAAACGTCCGCGGGGAGATGAATATTTCGCCGGGAAAGGGTTTGCATGCCCTGATCCGGTTGAGGGATTCGAAGGCTGGAGAGGTTTTGCGCCGGCATCTGATCTATCTGCTTTTCATGAGCCGGTGCGATACCATAGAGATCGGGCAGGATCTGGTACGACCGCCATCCTCCGCCACGTCGGTGAGCGACCGGATGGAGGTTTTTGTCCCGCTCAAAGGGGTGATAGATCTGGATGAGGAGCGCGCCCGGCTGATGAAGAACCTCAAAAAGGTCCAGGACGAGCTCTCTTCGGTCAATAAAAAACTGGCCAACGATTCTTTCATGGAAAAAGCCCCTGCAGAGGTCGTGGAGAAGGAACGGAAAAGGGGAGAGGAACTCCACGCCAAGGAGAAAAAAATCCAGGCGGGGCTTTCCGCCCTCACTTCCTGA
- a CDS encoding 7-cyano-7-deazaguanine synthase QueC, with translation MPARPIFRSHELAASSQIILLSGGLDSVVNLVMAREKGTVLSCLTFDYGQRSSAREITACQRVCAQFSLPHRVISLPWMQEIASSSLIRGRGEVPRLSREDLSDAERTKETARSVWVANRNGVFINIAAAVAESLGASLMVTGFNREEAETFPDNSKAFLNAVNASLAYSTLNQVRVISYTPEMDKTEVVLAGLKYHVPFEEIWSCYHGGEKMCGACESCRRLKRAVSGTDAEVRLRDRFFSEGGS, from the coding sequence ATGCCTGCGCGACCTATATTCCGGAGCCATGAGTTGGCTGCTTCCTCTCAGATCATCCTCCTCTCCGGCGGCCTGGATTCGGTGGTGAATCTCGTGATGGCCCGTGAAAAAGGGACGGTCCTTTCCTGCCTGACCTTTGATTACGGTCAGCGCTCATCCGCCCGAGAGATCACGGCCTGCCAAAGGGTTTGCGCACAGTTCTCCCTCCCGCACCGCGTGATTTCACTTCCCTGGATGCAGGAGATCGCTTCTTCTTCTCTGATTCGGGGAAGAGGGGAGGTTCCTCGCTTGAGCAGGGAGGATCTGTCCGACGCGGAAAGAACCAAGGAGACCGCCCGCTCCGTCTGGGTCGCAAACCGGAACGGGGTTTTCATCAATATCGCCGCGGCCGTTGCCGAATCCCTGGGCGCCTCTCTGATGGTGACGGGGTTCAACCGGGAGGAAGCGGAGACCTTCCCCGACAATTCAAAGGCCTTTCTAAATGCGGTCAATGCATCCCTTGCCTATTCCACCCTCAATCAGGTTCGAGTCATCAGTTATACGCCGGAGATGGATAAAACAGAGGTCGTTCTGGCCGGGCTCAAATACCATGTTCCCTTTGAAGAGATCTGGAGCTGTTACCACGGCGGTGAAAAGATGTGCGGTGCATGCGAGTCATGCCGGAGGCTGAAACGGGCTGTTTCGGGGACCGATGCGGAAGTCCGGCTGAGGGATCGCTTTTTCAGTGAGGGGGGTTCTTAA
- a CDS encoding 6-carboxytetrahydropterin synthase QueD, which produces MYELTVTGRFSAAHQLRNYKGKCENLHGHNWKVEATVTAADLNEIGLGMDFKDIKHALNDILNELDHLHLNDLPMFQTENPSSEVIARWIFERLSEHLDSKRVQVARVTVWESDDACATYIPEP; this is translated from the coding sequence GTGTACGAGCTGACGGTAACCGGACGGTTCTCGGCCGCCCATCAGTTGAGAAACTATAAAGGCAAATGCGAGAACCTGCACGGCCACAACTGGAAGGTAGAGGCGACCGTTACGGCAGCGGACTTAAATGAGATCGGTCTGGGCATGGATTTCAAGGATATCAAGCATGCGCTTAACGATATTCTGAATGAGTTGGATCATCTTCATTTGAATGATCTTCCCATGTTTCAAACCGAAAACCCCTCCTCCGAAGTCATCGCCCGGTGGATTTTTGAACGTCTCTCCGAACATTTGGACAGTAAGCGTGTGCAGGTTGCCCGGGTGACCGTCTGGGAGTCGGACGATGCCTGCGCGACCTATATTCCGGAGCCATGA